A section of the Campylobacterota bacterium genome encodes:
- a CDS encoding nucleoside monophosphate kinase, with protein sequence MNNHQTDKTIFVFFGAPGSGKGTLASLCVERLGFKVLSTGKLFREHIAAGDELGKTVSELINAGKLVSDDIVNSMVQGWLEKNAVNGSSIILDGYPRTRAQAELMREMLAHYFPDFVFCVIKLEIPDFEIVKRLSNRLVCSNKKCQKVFRLSMLPKQDSYTCDECGSELSRRPDDEPDVVKHRLEVYRRHEQHILDFYNSVNQRVDTLNVSNISPEQVFESFAATL encoded by the coding sequence ATGAACAATCATCAGACAGATAAAACAATTTTTGTGTTTTTTGGAGCTCCAGGCTCAGGCAAGGGAACTCTGGCTTCGCTATGCGTTGAGCGTCTTGGGTTTAAGGTGCTTTCAACGGGTAAATTATTTCGTGAGCATATTGCAGCTGGTGATGAGCTGGGTAAGACGGTTTCGGAACTGATCAATGCTGGAAAATTGGTGTCTGATGATATTGTTAACTCAATGGTACAAGGGTGGCTTGAGAAGAATGCGGTTAATGGGTCTTCCATCATTTTAGATGGGTATCCACGTACGCGTGCACAGGCCGAACTTATGCGTGAAATGCTTGCGCATTATTTCCCCGACTTTGTTTTTTGCGTTATCAAGCTGGAAATTCCTGACTTTGAAATTGTTAAACGTTTGAGCAATCGCTTAGTGTGTAGCAACAAAAAGTGTCAAAAGGTTTTTCGTTTGTCCATGCTGCCAAAACAGGATAGCTACACATGTGATGAGTGTGGTTCAGAACTGAGCCGTCGTCCAGATGACGAACCCGACGTGGTCAAACATCGTTTAGAGGTATATCGCCGACACGAACAACATATTCTTGATTTTTATAATTCAGTGAATCAGCGCGTTGACACATTGAATGTTTCAAACATTTCTCCTGAGCAAGTTTTTGAATCATTTGCAGCAACATTGTAA
- a CDS encoding ABC transporter substrate-binding protein has translation MAKRTIVIVASILLTIAVSLLLTQKFRTARHGPALTIGVLTTIPHPALDSAQEGFIKQVSGKFGSAVRFVMQSADGSAAQAQAIAQAFHANSDIKAILTLGSLATQAMARVEKNKPIFTAAVSDPWALNLDRQDNVCGSSDMINLTQYLDTLKKLLPDVRRIAIMFNPAEVNAVGMVEKMTPLLERENFTITKAQIQHESEIGQTMNFALSRADVIITPIDNTVASLVETISKQALKANKPLVVADALLVQKGAFAALSGIDYFKSGQAAGAMALSVLIDGKTPLQLGFAQAPSTKLVVNKKVMNTLKRSVPVSLTQDCIFVEK, from the coding sequence ATGGCAAAAAGAACTATTGTCATCGTCGCTAGCATCTTACTCACCATCGCCGTTTCGCTACTGCTGACACAAAAATTTAGAACTGCCCGCCACGGCCCGGCACTAACCATTGGTGTGTTAACAACCATTCCACACCCAGCGCTGGACAGTGCACAAGAAGGATTTATCAAACAAGTGAGCGGTAAGTTTGGTAGCGCTGTTCGCTTTGTTATGCAAAGTGCAGACGGATCAGCAGCACAAGCACAAGCCATTGCACAAGCGTTTCACGCAAATAGTGATATCAAAGCAATTTTGACACTGGGCAGCCTGGCAACACAAGCCATGGCCCGCGTTGAAAAAAACAAACCAATTTTTACCGCCGCCGTTAGTGACCCGTGGGCACTCAACCTTGACCGACAAGACAACGTGTGCGGAAGCTCAGACATGATCAACTTGACCCAATACTTGGACACACTCAAAAAGCTATTGCCCGACGTACGCCGTATTGCGATTATGTTTAATCCCGCAGAAGTTAACGCCGTTGGCATGGTCGAAAAAATGACACCACTACTTGAGCGAGAAAACTTCACCATCACAAAAGCACAAATTCAACATGAGTCTGAAATTGGACAAACAATGAACTTTGCACTCAGCCGCGCAGATGTTATTATTACTCCAATTGACAACACTGTTGCAAGTTTGGTAGAAACCATCAGCAAGCAAGCACTTAAAGCAAACAAGCCGCTTGTTGTAGCAGATGCCCTGCTCGTGCAAAAAGGTGCATTTGCAGCGCTGTCAGGCATCGACTACTTCAAGAGTGGGCAAGCTGCTGGTGCAATGGCGCTCAGCGTGCTCATTGATGGAAAAACACCACTGCAGCTGGGCTTTGCTCAGGCTCCAAGTACAAAGCTTGTTGTCAATAAAAAGGTCATGAACACACTTAAGCGTTCAGTACCAGTCTCGCTTACGCAAGATTGCATTTTTGTTGAAAAGTAA
- a CDS encoding ATP-binding cassette domain-containing protein: MFTLKDISVIRAGNLILDKINATIQEGDFITVIGANGAGKTTLLETISGKLKPNAGSITFKGKDVTYENEQSRARYISRVFQNPRLNAVDTLTVAQNLALANMKYHRAGLRPAMANLPAKAASEVAQLMEYDEDELLQTRMNRLSGGQRQLIALVMATLSRPKLLLLDEPTAALDPTAATRLMLYAKKLVARHNMTTLLITHDPHLALLLGNKLWVIEDGQLAHEYGPEKVNFEPDRLLGTIDYEALKTL; encoded by the coding sequence ATGTTTACACTTAAAGACATTTCAGTCATCCGTGCTGGCAATCTGATTCTTGACAAAATCAACGCAACTATCCAAGAAGGCGATTTTATAACCGTCATTGGAGCAAACGGCGCGGGCAAAACAACCTTGCTTGAAACAATATCTGGCAAACTCAAACCAAATGCCGGCAGCATTACATTCAAGGGTAAAGACGTTACATACGAAAACGAACAAAGCAGAGCTCGTTACATCAGTCGTGTTTTTCAAAACCCACGCCTTAACGCTGTCGATACTTTAACCGTCGCACAAAATTTGGCACTGGCAAACATGAAATATCATCGTGCGGGCCTGCGTCCAGCAATGGCAAACCTACCAGCAAAGGCCGCCAGCGAAGTTGCTCAGCTTATGGAATATGACGAAGATGAATTACTACAAACACGTATGAACAGACTCTCTGGTGGACAGCGCCAACTTATTGCACTTGTCATGGCAACGCTCTCACGTCCTAAGCTGTTACTGCTTGACGAACCAACCGCAGCGCTTGACCCTACTGCGGCTACACGGCTCATGCTCTACGCCAAAAAGCTTGTCGCGCGGCACAACATGACAACACTACTGATCACGCATGACCCACACCTTGCGCTGCTGCTTGGCAACAAACTTTGGGTCATTGAAGATGGACAACTCGCACATGAATACGGGCCAGAGAAAGTTAACTTTGAGCCGGATCGGCTGCTTGGTACCATTGACTACGAAGCGCTGAAAACTCTTTGA